In a genomic window of Deltaproteobacteria bacterium:
- the carA gene encoding glutamine-hydrolyzing carbamoyl-phosphate synthase small subunit, with the protein MKEKPKALLALEDGTVFQGRSFTGHGESVGEVVFNTSMSGYQEILTDPSYCGQMVTMTYPLIGNYGVNEEDIESERIQVRALLVKEYQEYPSNWRSRRSLADYLMEGGIPGVEGIDTRALTRHIRLAGAMKAALSTLDTDPDSLVEKARQAPDMVGSDLVTEVTCREPFLWKDGRQVFLEGGLDRFQWPDEPGKWRVVAMDFGVKFNILRSLEKKGCTVLVVPARTGPETIDSLEPHGLFLSNGPGDPAAVTYAVRTIREEIGRRPVFGICLGHQLLGLALGGRTFKLKFGHRGANQPVKDLSTGKVEITSQNHGFCVDMKSLENPDIELSHVNLNDNTLEGLVHKKIPLFSVQYHPEASPGPHDASYLFDRFTAMMEKHHRKKS; encoded by the coding sequence ATGAAAGAAAAACCAAAAGCATTATTGGCCCTTGAAGACGGTACCGTGTTCCAGGGTCGTTCTTTTACTGGACATGGTGAGAGCGTCGGGGAGGTGGTCTTCAACACCAGTATGTCCGGATACCAGGAGATCCTAACGGATCCTTCCTATTGCGGCCAGATGGTGACCATGACTTACCCCCTGATAGGGAACTATGGGGTAAACGAAGAAGACATTGAGTCCGAGAGGATCCAGGTGAGGGCCCTTTTGGTGAAGGAATACCAGGAGTACCCCAGCAACTGGCGTTCGCGGAGGAGCCTGGCGGACTACCTGATGGAAGGCGGCATTCCGGGCGTGGAGGGAATTGATACCCGCGCCCTGACACGGCACATCCGATTGGCCGGTGCCATGAAGGCGGCCCTGTCCACCCTGGATACAGATCCGGACAGTCTCGTGGAGAAGGCCAGGCAGGCCCCTGACATGGTGGGAAGCGATCTTGTAACGGAGGTCACCTGCCGGGAGCCCTTTCTCTGGAAGGACGGCCGACAGGTTTTTCTGGAAGGAGGGCTTGATCGGTTCCAGTGGCCGGATGAACCCGGGAAATGGCGGGTTGTGGCCATGGATTTCGGTGTGAAGTTCAATATCCTAAGGTCCCTCGAGAAAAAGGGATGCACGGTCCTGGTGGTCCCGGCACGTACCGGGCCGGAAACCATCGATTCCCTCGAACCCCATGGTCTTTTCCTGAGCAACGGCCCGGGAGATCCGGCGGCCGTGACTTATGCCGTGAGGACTATCCGGGAGGAGATCGGCCGGCGGCCGGTTTTTGGTATCTGTCTCGGGCATCAACTGCTCGGATTGGCTCTCGGGGGCAGGACCTTCAAGCTGAAATTCGGCCACAGGGGGGCGAATCAACCCGTCAAGGACCTTTCCACGGGAAAGGTGGAAATCACTTCCCAGAACCACGGGTTTTGCGTGGACATGAAGTCTCTGGAGAATCCGGACATCGAGCTGAGCCATGTCAATCTCAACGACAACACCCTGGAAGGGCTCGTGCACAAGAAGATTCCCCTCTTCTCGGTCCAGTACCATCCAGAGGCCTCACCGGGTCCCCATGACGCCTCCTATCTCTTTGACCGGTTCACCGCGATGATGGAGAAGCACCATCGGAAAAAGAGTTGA
- a CDS encoding glutamate synthase subunit beta has protein sequence MGKPTGFLEYTRKEPGYRPREERIRDFRAVECQLSHREIQVQAARCMDCGTPFCHATGCPLSNLIPEFNDFMYRGKWRRALDLLLSTNNFPEFTGRVCPALCEAACVAGINDDPVTIRQIELAVIEKGFESDYLRPSPPPRRHGSRVAVVGAGPAGLAAADTLNRAGYPVVVFDEAPRPGGILRYGIPDFKLEKWVVERRIRMMEQEGVVFETGVRVGEDISYRYLKSRFDALCLACGARRPRDLPVPGRDLQGIHFAMDYLVQQNRRMGGETFDASGEIWAAGKRVVIIGGGDTGSDCLGTAIRQGAERVVQLEILPKPPLRRSEHTPWPRWPYMLRESHAHKEGGEVWWSVMTKSFLGSEGRVTGLRCVEVEWDRDPEGALKGPMEKPGTEFDLEADLVLLAMGFTGPEENSMFDGLGIERDQRGNVKVGPRNMTNVPGIFAAGDMTLGQSLVVRAIADGRKAAGGIRAYLKDIGG, from the coding sequence ATGGGTAAGCCCACCGGATTCTTGGAATACACAAGAAAGGAGCCGGGATACCGTCCAAGGGAGGAGAGGATCCGTGATTTCAGGGCCGTTGAATGTCAACTCTCCCACAGGGAAATCCAGGTTCAAGCCGCCCGCTGCATGGACTGCGGGACGCCCTTTTGCCACGCCACCGGATGTCCGCTCTCCAACTTGATCCCCGAGTTCAATGATTTCATGTACAGGGGAAAGTGGCGCCGGGCCCTGGATCTGCTTCTCTCGACCAATAACTTCCCGGAGTTTACCGGGAGGGTCTGCCCGGCATTGTGCGAGGCGGCCTGCGTTGCCGGGATCAACGACGATCCCGTCACTATCCGCCAGATCGAGCTGGCCGTGATCGAGAAGGGTTTCGAGAGTGATTATTTGAGGCCGTCCCCTCCCCCGCGCCGTCACGGAAGCCGGGTGGCGGTGGTGGGCGCCGGGCCTGCGGGGCTGGCGGCGGCCGATACCCTGAACAGGGCCGGATACCCGGTCGTGGTCTTCGACGAGGCCCCAAGGCCCGGAGGAATCCTCCGATACGGCATCCCGGATTTCAAGCTGGAGAAATGGGTCGTGGAGCGCCGGATCCGGATGATGGAGCAGGAGGGGGTGGTGTTCGAGACGGGGGTGCGGGTCGGGGAGGACATCTCCTACCGGTACCTGAAGAGCCGCTTCGATGCCCTTTGCCTGGCATGCGGGGCGAGGCGGCCCCGGGATCTCCCGGTACCGGGCCGGGACCTTCAGGGTATCCATTTCGCCATGGACTACCTGGTACAGCAGAACAGGAGAATGGGGGGCGAAACCTTCGATGCGTCCGGGGAGATATGGGCCGCAGGGAAGCGGGTGGTAATAATCGGAGGAGGAGATACCGGTTCGGACTGCCTCGGGACCGCCATTCGCCAGGGGGCCGAGAGAGTGGTCCAGCTCGAAATTCTTCCCAAGCCCCCCCTCCGGAGATCGGAACATACTCCTTGGCCCCGCTGGCCTTACATGCTCCGGGAAAGCCATGCCCACAAGGAAGGCGGAGAGGTCTGGTGGTCCGTCATGACCAAGTCTTTCCTCGGCTCGGAGGGCCGGGTCACGGGCCTGCGCTGTGTGGAAGTGGAGTGGGACAGGGACCCGGAAGGGGCCCTGAAGGGGCCGATGGAGAAACCCGGCACCGAATTCGACCTGGAGGCGGATCTGGTGCTCCTGGCCATGGGTTTTACGGGCCCTGAAGAGAACTCCATGTTCGATGGCTTAGGAATCGAGCGAGACCAGCGCGGGAATGTGAAGGTCGGCCCCCGGAACATGACGAACGTCCCCGGCATCTTCGCGGCGGGGGATATGACCCTTGGGCAATCCCTGGTGGTTCGGGCCATTGCGGATGGCCGCAAGGCTGCCGGAGGCATCCGGGCCTACCTGAAGGATATTGGAGGATGA
- the gltB gene encoding glutamate synthase large subunit, whose product MKKNNKFGRFPPALGLYDPGQEHDSCGVGFLANVHGDKSHTLIQKGVEVLRNLEHRGAIGGDQKTGDGAGILFQVPDRLLREECGKLGIRLPAPGGYGLGMIFLPRGEEQRRKCEAILEQATSAEGLSFLGWRDVPVDDGAIEGQAKREQPVIRQCFIDGRGFAGDELERRLYILRRVVERGVEGALGEGEGFYVPSLSSRVVTYKGLFTGTQLGRYYLDLADPRTESALAVIHQRYSTNTFPSWELAQPFRYLAHNGEINTLRGNLNHIRSREASLKSERLGHDIKKLLPVIDERGSDSACLDNILELLIHGGRTLPHSMLMLVPEAWGVKYPIGPDQRGFFEYHAGLMEPWDGPAAIAFSNGVQVGGMLDRNGLRPARYTIDKQGFVVFASEAGVLEFPPEEIAEKGALRPGQMILVDLQKGRIIKNGEIKTLCARAKPYRRWVEENRISLRGFYGDVASIEPDMDRLLFRQKLFGYSREDLDMILAPMASQGQEPVGSMGADAPLAVLSERNQLLYNYFKQLFAQVTNPPIDPVREELVMSTMTFIGNPGNILSEIPKNSRLIKLLHPVLTNEDLKRIRELDLDGFRAKTLPLGFEAGGGAVKLETALERLVLQAENSISHGHPLVILSDRNLPEGQAPIPALLAVSAVNQHLVRKGIRTRAGLILESGEPREVMHLALLLGYGATAVNPYLAFETVAAMAIQRELKRNLGVAAAIENYIKALVKGLLKIMSKMGISTLRSYRSAQVFEAVGLNSDLVEKYFRGTQSRIGGIGLEEIVREANLRYKEAYDPRPDAPRILRSGGFYRFRKDGERHLFGPEAVTKLQWATRKNDFALYKEYAELINEQNERHSTLRGLLRFKESTPIPLEEVEPASEIVKRFVTGAMSFGSISREAHETIAVAMNRLGAMSNSGEGGEDPERYRPLPGGDSRCSAIKQVASGRFGVTAEYLVNARELQIKIAQGAKPGEGGQLPGHKVNEEIARVRHSTPGVTLISPPPHHDIYSIEDLSQLIFDLKNVNPAARVSVKLVSEIGVGTVAAGVAKAHADMVLISGYDGGTGASPLSSIRHAGIPWELGLSETQQTLVLNGLRNRIRVQVDGQMKTGRDVVIAALLGAEEYGFATVALVVLGCVMMRKCNLNTCPVGIATQDPRLRRRFAGKPEYLQNYFTFVAEEVREYMARLGFRRMDDLIGRSDLLEMREAVRFWKARGLDFSRILTRPEAPEGSAYRCVQPQEHPIQDVLDRELIEEAREALNSGKKVVIHRPIRNVHRSTGAMLSGEIAKRYGHRGLPEDTILCRFTGAAGQSFGAFAARGLTLVLEGEANDYVGKGLSGGKIILKPYPGVTFDPSKNIIAGNVLLYGATSGEAYIHGMVGERFAIRNSGAYAVVEGVGDHGCEYMTGGRVVVLGETGINFAAGMSGGIAYVYDPERRFDGRCNLDMVDLELVTEPEDIQELQGMIRRHLEYTGSKKAAGILGDWDAHLPFFVKVFPMEYRRVLGMMTKEDESTEREEVQHG is encoded by the coding sequence ATGAAGAAGAACAATAAATTCGGGCGATTTCCTCCTGCCCTGGGGCTCTATGACCCAGGGCAGGAGCATGACAGTTGCGGTGTCGGATTTCTTGCAAACGTCCATGGAGACAAGAGCCACACCCTGATCCAGAAGGGAGTGGAAGTCCTGAGGAACCTCGAGCACCGGGGGGCCATAGGAGGCGACCAGAAAACCGGTGACGGAGCGGGAATCCTCTTCCAGGTCCCCGATCGCCTGTTGAGGGAGGAGTGCGGTAAGCTTGGGATCCGCCTTCCTGCGCCAGGCGGATACGGCCTGGGGATGATCTTTCTGCCCCGGGGGGAGGAGCAGAGACGGAAATGCGAGGCGATCCTCGAGCAGGCCACCTCCGCGGAGGGTCTCTCCTTCCTCGGCTGGAGGGATGTTCCCGTGGACGATGGAGCCATCGAGGGGCAGGCCAAACGTGAACAGCCGGTGATCCGCCAGTGTTTCATCGACGGGAGGGGATTTGCGGGGGATGAACTGGAACGAAGACTCTATATCCTGCGGCGGGTCGTGGAGCGAGGGGTAGAAGGAGCGTTAGGGGAGGGAGAGGGTTTTTACGTCCCGTCCCTTTCCTCAAGGGTGGTGACCTATAAGGGGCTCTTCACAGGCACCCAGTTGGGGAGATATTACCTGGACCTGGCGGATCCCAGGACGGAGAGCGCCCTTGCCGTCATCCACCAGAGATACAGCACCAATACCTTTCCATCCTGGGAACTGGCCCAGCCCTTCCGTTATCTCGCCCACAACGGCGAGATCAACACGCTTCGGGGAAACCTGAACCATATCCGATCGCGGGAGGCCTCCCTGAAATCCGAGCGCCTGGGGCATGACATCAAGAAGCTCCTTCCTGTCATTGATGAGCGGGGCAGCGACTCCGCATGCCTGGACAACATCCTGGAACTCCTGATCCATGGCGGCCGGACCTTGCCCCACTCCATGCTTATGCTCGTCCCCGAGGCCTGGGGGGTCAAGTATCCCATAGGGCCGGACCAAAGGGGATTTTTCGAGTATCACGCGGGCCTTATGGAACCCTGGGACGGCCCCGCGGCCATCGCCTTTTCAAACGGTGTCCAGGTGGGGGGCATGCTGGACCGGAACGGTCTCCGGCCGGCCCGGTACACCATCGACAAACAGGGATTTGTGGTCTTCGCTTCAGAGGCGGGAGTACTGGAGTTTCCCCCCGAGGAGATCGCCGAGAAGGGAGCGCTCCGGCCGGGTCAGATGATACTGGTTGATCTTCAAAAGGGCCGGATTATCAAGAACGGAGAGATCAAGACCCTTTGCGCCAGGGCCAAGCCTTACCGCAGGTGGGTGGAGGAGAACAGGATTTCCCTTAGGGGATTTTACGGTGACGTGGCCTCCATTGAACCAGACATGGACAGGCTCCTGTTCCGGCAGAAGCTTTTCGGGTATTCCAGGGAGGATCTGGACATGATCCTGGCCCCCATGGCATCCCAAGGGCAGGAACCGGTCGGTTCCATGGGCGCCGACGCCCCCCTGGCGGTCCTCTCGGAGAGAAACCAACTTCTTTACAACTACTTCAAGCAGTTATTCGCCCAGGTGACCAACCCGCCCATCGATCCGGTCCGGGAAGAACTGGTGATGAGCACCATGACCTTCATCGGGAACCCTGGAAATATCCTCTCGGAGATCCCCAAGAACAGCCGGCTCATCAAACTGCTCCATCCAGTATTGACCAATGAGGACCTCAAAAGGATCCGGGAACTGGACCTGGACGGTTTCCGGGCGAAGACCCTGCCCCTGGGCTTCGAGGCGGGGGGCGGAGCCGTCAAGCTGGAGACCGCGCTGGAAAGACTCGTTCTGCAGGCCGAGAATTCCATAAGCCATGGGCACCCCCTGGTTATCCTGAGCGACCGCAACCTTCCCGAGGGCCAGGCCCCCATCCCCGCGCTGCTGGCGGTCTCAGCCGTGAACCAGCATCTTGTTCGAAAGGGAATCCGGACCAGGGCGGGTCTCATCCTGGAATCCGGGGAACCGCGGGAGGTCATGCACCTGGCCCTGCTCCTGGGATACGGCGCTACCGCCGTCAATCCTTACCTGGCCTTCGAGACCGTCGCGGCAATGGCGATCCAGAGGGAACTGAAGAGGAATCTGGGCGTGGCCGCCGCTATCGAGAACTATATCAAGGCCCTAGTGAAAGGACTCCTGAAGATCATGTCCAAGATGGGGATTTCGACTCTGAGGAGTTACCGAAGTGCGCAGGTCTTTGAGGCGGTGGGACTGAACAGTGACCTCGTGGAAAAATACTTCCGGGGGACCCAGTCAAGGATCGGAGGGATCGGGCTCGAAGAGATCGTCAGGGAGGCCAACCTCCGATACAAAGAGGCTTACGATCCTCGGCCCGATGCCCCTCGGATCCTTCGGAGCGGCGGCTTTTACCGTTTCCGGAAGGACGGCGAGCGGCATCTTTTCGGCCCTGAGGCCGTCACCAAGCTCCAGTGGGCCACGAGGAAAAACGACTTCGCCCTTTACAAGGAATACGCGGAACTGATCAACGAGCAGAACGAGCGGCATTCCACCCTCCGAGGCCTCCTGCGGTTCAAGGAAAGTACTCCCATTCCCCTCGAAGAGGTGGAGCCCGCCTCGGAGATCGTGAAACGGTTCGTTACAGGCGCCATGTCTTTCGGATCCATCAGCCGCGAGGCCCACGAGACCATCGCCGTCGCCATGAACCGCCTTGGGGCCATGAGCAACAGCGGGGAAGGTGGAGAGGACCCGGAGCGTTACCGGCCTTTGCCGGGCGGGGACAGCCGATGCAGCGCGATCAAGCAAGTGGCCAGCGGCCGCTTCGGGGTGACGGCGGAATACCTGGTCAACGCCCGGGAACTCCAGATTAAGATCGCCCAAGGGGCAAAGCCCGGAGAAGGGGGCCAGTTACCCGGCCACAAGGTGAACGAGGAGATCGCCCGGGTGCGCCATTCCACACCGGGGGTCACCCTGATTTCTCCCCCACCTCACCATGACATCTATTCCATCGAGGACCTCTCGCAATTGATCTTCGACCTCAAGAACGTCAATCCCGCAGCGCGGGTGTCCGTAAAGCTCGTCTCCGAGATCGGGGTAGGGACCGTTGCCGCGGGGGTGGCCAAGGCCCACGCGGACATGGTCCTTATCAGCGGCTACGACGGAGGAACGGGTGCCTCACCCCTCTCATCCATCCGCCATGCAGGGATACCCTGGGAACTGGGACTCTCAGAGACCCAGCAGACTCTGGTCCTGAACGGCCTGAGAAATCGGATTCGGGTCCAGGTGGACGGACAGATGAAGACGGGCCGGGACGTCGTGATCGCCGCTTTGCTGGGCGCGGAAGAGTACGGCTTCGCCACGGTGGCCCTGGTGGTCCTGGGGTGCGTGATGATGCGCAAATGCAACCTGAACACCTGCCCCGTGGGTATCGCCACCCAGGATCCCAGGCTCCGACGGCGTTTTGCGGGCAAGCCGGAATACCTCCAGAACTACTTCACCTTCGTCGCGGAAGAAGTAAGGGAGTACATGGCACGTCTGGGATTCCGCCGAATGGATGACTTGATAGGCCGATCCGATCTCCTGGAGATGCGCGAAGCGGTTCGATTTTGGAAGGCCAGGGGGCTGGATTTCTCAAGGATCCTTACACGCCCCGAGGCACCGGAAGGATCGGCCTACCGTTGCGTGCAACCCCAAGAACATCCCATCCAGGACGTGCTGGACAGGGAACTGATCGAAGAGGCAAGGGAGGCGCTGAATTCCGGAAAAAAGGTAGTGATCCACCGGCCCATCCGTAACGTACACCGCTCGACAGGCGCCATGCTTTCGGGAGAAATCGCGAAGCGATACGGCCATCGGGGGCTCCCGGAGGATACGATCCTTTGCCGATTCACCGGGGCGGCGGGGCAGAGTTTCGGGGCCTTCGCGGCCCGCGGGTTGACCTTGGTCCTGGAGGGCGAAGCCAACGATTACGTCGGGAAGGGTCTGTCCGGCGGCAAGATCATCCTCAAGCCTTACCCGGGGGTGACCTTCGATCCCTCGAAGAACATTATCGCCGGCAACGTTCTGCTCTACGGGGCAACCTCCGGAGAGGCCTATATCCATGGTATGGTTGGAGAAAGGTTCGCCATCCGCAACAGCGGGGCCTATGCCGTCGTGGAAGGGGTCGGGGATCATGGATGCGAGTACATGACCGGGGGGAGGGTCGTCGTCCTGGGAGAGACGGGGATCAATTTCGCCGCGGGCATGAGTGGGGGAATCGCTTATGTCTATGATCCCGAGAGGAGGTTCGACGGGCGATGCAACCTGGATATGGTGGACCTGGAACTGGTGACTGAACCGGAAGATATCCAGGAACTCCAGGGAATGATCCGGCGGCATCTGGAGTATACCGGGAGTAAGAAGGCCGCGGGGATCCTAGGGGACTGGGATGCACACCTTCCCTTTTTCGTCAAGGTGTTTCCCATGGAATACCGCCGGGTCCTGGGGATGATGACGAAAGAAGACGAGTCCACGGAAAGGGAAGAGGTGCAGCATGGGTAA